The sequence below is a genomic window from Fibrobacter sp. UWB13.
ATTACGGTTGATGGTGGTACCTATACAGTTTATCGCAACACTCGTACCGGTCCTGCAATTAAATCCTCGGGCAACGTTACGTTCTATCAGTATTTCAGCGTGCGTACCTCGCCTCGCGATTGCGGTACCATCAACATTTCCGAACACATGAGACAGTGGGAAAAGATGGGCATGACCATGGGTAAGCTCTACGAAGCCAAGGTGCTCGGTGAAGCGGGTAATGTCAATGGTGAAGTCCGCAATGGTCGTATGGATTTCCCGCATGCCAAGGTCTATGTGAAAAACGGCTCTGATCCGGCTTCTTCCTCTTCTGTGAAGTCCAGCTCTTCTACAGTAACGCCAAAGTCCAGCTCTTCGAAGGGTAGTGGCGTTGGTCCTGTTGTCAGCACTGAATTCTGCAAGGATGCTCAGCACACTGGCGATAAGAAGACCGAAAACGGCAACAAGGTGGGCTCCATCAACGGAATTGGTTATGAACTTTGGTATGACCGTGCAACGTCCGGTTCGGCAACGTTCTATTCCGATGGCTCTATGTCTTGCTCTTTCCAGAACGCTGGTGACTATCTCTGCCGTTCGGGCCTGTCCTTCAATAGCGACAAGACCTACAAGGAACTTGATGGCGATATGCTTGCTGAATACAAGCTCGTGAAGCAGAATGTTAATGGCGCTGACTACTCCTATGTGGGTGTCTATGGCTGGATGGAAGGCGTGCCGGGAACGCAGAGCAAGTTGGTGGAATACTATGTGGTCGATAACTGGTTGAGCCAGTACCGCCCGGGTGACTGGGTTGGCAACAAGAAGTATGGTACATTCACGATTGACGGTGCCGAATACGATGTCTATCGCAACACTCGTACAGGTCCAGCAATCAAGTCTAGTGGCAACGTCGAATTCTACCAGTATTTCAGCGTCCGTAAGCAAGCTCGTGATTGTGGCGTCATCAACATTTCCGCTCACATGAAGAAGTGGGAAGAACTTGGCATGACGATGGGTAAGCTCTACGAAGCCAAGGTGCTCGGCGAGGCGGGCAGCAATGGCGGTGGCGTTTCTGGTACGGCAGACTTCCCGCATGCAAAGGTCTACGTGGCAAAGGATGAACCGGTGTCTAGCTCTTCTGAAGCAAAGGTTGAATCTTCTAGCAGCCAAACGATTGGTCTCATTGCTGCACCGAAGATGGAACTCAAGAGCGGCAACTTCCAGGTGTTTGACATGCAGGGCCGTTATCTCGGCAACATGAAGGTCGATGCCGGTGCCTCTGTAAATGAAGTGCTTAAGGCTAACTTCAAGAATGCGGGAATCTACATGGTGAAGCAAGGCGTTTACATGCAGCGCTTCTCTGTGAAGTAACAAGTCTCTCCTCCTAAAGACTGTAAAAACGCTCCCCGCCGGGGAGCGTTTTTGCTTGTTGAACAAGTTTCGTGTGATGCCTGCGAGTGTCGGAAATGTCGCGATTTTTTGGAAAATGCTGCGCGTCTCACGTACAAAAAAAAGCGAGTCCCGAAACGGAACTCGCATAAATACTTTGTCTAAAGTCGAAGATTACTTCTTGGACTTTGCACTCTTTTTCGGCGGATGAACAGCGATTTTCTTCACGCTCTTGTCTTCTTCCTTAGCCGCCTTTTCAGCTTCCTTG
It includes:
- a CDS encoding glycoside hydrolase family 11 protein, which codes for MKTFSVTKSSVVFAMALGMATTAFAQDFCSNSSHSGQSVKISSNQVGKIGDIGYELWDENGHGGSATFYSDGSMDCSITGAKDYLCRAGLSLGSNKTYKELGGDMIAEFKLVKSPAQNVGYSYIGVYGWMEGVSGTPSQLVEYYVIDNTLANDMPGSWIGNERKGTITVDGGTYTVYRNTRTGPAIKSSGNVTFYQYFSVRTSPRDCGTINISEHMRQWEKMGMTMGKLYEAKVLGEAGNVNGEVRNGRMDFPHAKVYVKNGSDPASSSSVKSSSSTVTPKSSSSKGSGVGPVVSTEFCKDAQHTGDKKTENGNKVGSINGIGYELWYDRATSGSATFYSDGSMSCSFQNAGDYLCRSGLSFNSDKTYKELDGDMLAEYKLVKQNVNGADYSYVGVYGWMEGVPGTQSKLVEYYVVDNWLSQYRPGDWVGNKKYGTFTIDGAEYDVYRNTRTGPAIKSSGNVEFYQYFSVRKQARDCGVINISAHMKKWEELGMTMGKLYEAKVLGEAGSNGGGVSGTADFPHAKVYVAKDEPVSSSSEAKVESSSSQTIGLIAAPKMELKSGNFQVFDMQGRYLGNMKVDAGASVNEVLKANFKNAGIYMVKQGVYMQRFSVK